The Engystomops pustulosus chromosome 3, aEngPut4.maternal, whole genome shotgun sequence region AAATCCACATTAAAGTCTAAAACTTGCATTTCCATAAATACGTTTTATTGACTCCAAAATAATGAATAGATATTTCTGTATAATAACTGTACTGAGTATAACACACAAGCACAATATAGTAACATTTACAGTAGATAGATTGCTAAAGTATTCATTGCAAGTACAAGACTCTTGGTTCCTAATTTAGAACTAGTTTAAGTTGATGTAAACTGTGCGGCTGAATTTTTGTCGCGCTGACTTTTTCCGGTTGGTCAAGCCCTTTCCATATGAGGCATCGCACATTTTCTCGACAGACATGCCCCGAGTCGGACAAATCATAAAAGTGCCAAAAATGGTTTAAAATCCTTAATAAAAGTGGCACTAGGCATTGTAGAcagtttttttttgctgcaaatcccccaggattgtggcgcaatCCTGTTAATGAATCCTCTCCCCCATGTATCAAGTATTGTTGTTGAAAATGTTTCATGCTTTGGCAaatgaaaatgctgaaaaccgtGCCCTGCATATATATCCAGTAGTTTGATGCTCTTAAATATAAACTGCTGTCTATCTTTAGAAGCAAATTAATTAGTTGAATACATCTGTATGAAATTTATTCTCAGTATAACTACAACTGTTTTGTGAAGGCCTCAGAGCAAAGGCACCAGAGAGGTCAAGGATAAAGTTGTGGCAAAGTGTATTGCAGGGTTACATTCTAAGAATACAGCCCAAGGTTCTACATCTCCTGGAGCACTGTCCAATCCATCATCTGTAAATGGAAGGGGAATGACACAACTGCTTATCTACTAAAGTTAGCCATTGCACCCACCTAAAACTGACAGCACAAACTTTAAGTTGTGCAAGGACTGGGATGCTGGTAACAGTTGATAGGAAGATTGATGGACCTCAATACCAGTTGCAAAAGACTTGAGACTAGGACATAGGTTAATTTTCCATGACAACGATCCTAAACATACAGCCAAAGCATCAATGGAAGGTTTATATCAATGCATCTTCCTGTGGTAAAATGGCCCATTCATAGTCCAGACCTAAATTCCATTGAGAATCTGTGGCTTGACTTGAAAATCGCTGTTCACACATGTTCTCCAACCAATATGAGCTAGTGCTATGCTGCAAAGAAGAAGTGACCAAGTAGTCCAGCCTCTACAAAGCCGGTAGAACCATTTCACAGCAGACTTGCAGTTGTCCGTGCAGTTAAAGGAGGTCCTAAAAATTATGGGGTCTGAATACATATACTTGCCACACTTTTCAGGTTTTTAATTTGCAACATTAACTTGCCAATAAACTTCTgcattaaaggagtttttccaCGAAACAAGTAAAGCTCTATCCAcatataaggcctaacttgctgatcggtggggtctcagtTAGACCCCTGGTCACTCCGCTAGATGGGTGGAGCAGCCGGTTGCGCATTACcaggctgccccgttcatctctatggagcagacaaacttgcaatctccatcagctccataaagatgaacGAGGCAGCCACACCATGTGCAAATGGCTGCTCTGCTCAACTCAGGGAGAAACGAGGAGTCCGATGGGGGGGTACCTCGGACCCCTGTCCTCATGATCTgcagggtctcatcactgaaacccccaccaatcagcaagttaggacctatcctgtGGATCGGGCCTAGATCGTtttttttggaaaacccctttaagcccgttGCTAACAAGCAAGTTGGGTCCAACAAAGTTGTTCTGTTCGTTGCCTGACCCAACCGAGAACTACTGAACTGATATGCTGTGTTCAGTTCATGGGCAATATAAGGACAGGGTAGAAGCAGAAAGATTGTTCATTAGACAAATGTGCATTAGACAAATACCAAAGTAACTGGTCATTTAACCCTCTTAAATCAGGCGGATAATATTAAAGTATAGTGCTGCAAGTTCTAGCCCAGCAGTGGGGTCCCGTAGTCACTTAGGCACAGGGTAGTAAAGACTAGTTTccagtgtacaagccctgaattaAAGGGAAACTTTAAAAGTTTAAATTAAAGTTTACCTTCctctctgcagagctgtgtccctagtcccatgggagtggccagtgagaagcggccctgccccaccctcgggaaaccccTCCGTCATGCTTCTATTTTAAATAGGAGGGAGATAGaaggtttttttaatttgaaaaagaGGCATGACGGAGCAGTTTCCCGAGGATGGGGGTGGGaggaccactcctcactggccactcccatgggacacagctctgtagagagaaaggtaaactttcatctaacttttctttttatcagaaaaagacagttttattattAAGACACTTTGACATTGTGTAAACTATTCTCtatgggacatgggggagccagaaaaagggctcctgatgacaggttccctttaattgccaTTCCTTGCAAACCACCAAGAATTGTGATTAGCTTCCCACGGTTAATAGTCATTGAGATGCGCCCACTTCCACAGGAAGTGAGAGGGGCATTAAGGGGGGTGCAGACGGCAGAGGGAGTTCCTGCCCCACTACGCTATAGCCTGCAACCATTAAAGCCTAAAGAGTCACTGgtaatagcgcaattctacgtCAGGTGGGGTCTGGGGTAGGTTTTTACACCGAGCAGGCCGGAGCCTCCTGACATAACCAGCGTGGTGAAGGGGCAGTTTTTTCATCATATGCCGGTGCACGATGAGCTGGCGTTTGATAAATTTCCAACAAAATCAAATTTACATTCATTTACTGTTCTTTTCCCACCTACATCTGCACTTGAGGTTTGTTCCCAGcatcaaacaaacaaaaacaggTGGGGTTATCCCTAAATTGCATTATTCCTCAGGGTGGAGATGCAAAAAGGGCAGGACCCTTGGAACTTCTCAAACAATTAGGACATGATTGATTACCTGTCTGCTGAATGTATTCTGCACATGTATCCAGTAATCCTCCACAGGGTCGTAGCAGTAAATTGCCTTTGTGAGGCCTCCAGCAACATAGATGAGGTTGTTCAAGGACACAGCCGTAATACATCTCTTTGCTATAGGAATTGAGGCGCGCAGTAACCAGGTATTTGTGTCGGGATCATAGCACTGAACCTGAGTATCAAAGTATATGATCTGTTATATCTTGGCATATGGAAACTGAACATATACATGGACACATTGTGATATAAACTAAACAGACAATCCATGGCTATGTGTGAGTTGATACGTCTAGGTATGCTTCAAAATGTGACTCCATTAGAGTGAGCAATATAGAGTGAGCAATATAGTATGACTCCATTACTTGATTAACATTTTGGGCTCTTTCAGGCCAGCCTTGCTCTCATGGTCAGTtttaaaaaggaacctgtcagggcaatttgagaTACGAAACCACCAATGGGCCCTTATGGGCCTGTGGCTTAATGTCGCAAATTGCCCTGTAAGAATTTTTATGTGGGagcttaaaaaatgtttttgtgtggGCGCATATTAAATGCCTGCTTCATTATGCAAGTGCGGTAGATACTAGATGCATGCGCTGTAAAGCGGGAGTATCATCTTGATTTCACTTGCCACATCATGAGAAGAGGTGTCAGCACGGGATCTgcagatgtgagtctgatgtgcctcGTCGGACTCACATCTTGGTGAGTAggaaagtttattttatttttacccaCCtagagccctcacacaggtctatttaggaccctaaaccatacggacctgtagttggtttagggtcttaAATCAATCTGTCAGGAACATTGATAAGGTTGGGTACTGGTAAAAAGGCCTGCCATCCCAAATTATTTAGGTTTATGGTGGGTCTCTattcagactaaggctacattcacacgaacgtatataCGGACGGCgtctatatgtcccccataaatcGCAATGGCCTAATGGCGCCGTACGGGACCATACCGTTCCCTAGCACGTAGAAAGATAGTACATGTTCTAACTTCCTCCgaaatatggcgccgtgcgctgtgtatttctatggagagggccgggggtgagcagccctctccctggcgccgatgtatgcccgccatactacagtacggTGGAcctacatcgtgtgcatgtagccttagacagcGTTCACACATTGTGCCTCCATTGCGTTTTAAAGCCATGGGACCAAACTCCAAAAACTTGAATGCAGGAACGAGCTGCGTGTACTATGCCAGTTACAGTAAAACCTATAATACTAGTCCCAGAATGCAAGAAGTTAGGTCTATACACATCTGCATTACTGCTCTTCGCTGATGCACTTGAActacatttcaaaatgcaattcaagaGCAACATGTGAACGTGACCACTGGCCACTGTGATAATTTTAACAGTCTGTGCCAGAGTCAAAATCTTAGACAGAATTAGTAAATCTGTCCGAAAATGGGTAGAATTGTTCACCTTGTCAGAACAAGTGTTGTCATCTGGTCCTCCTCCAATCACAAATAATTTTCCAAGGCAGCTGGTAACAGCGGGGGAGCTCACCGCCTCCTTTAGTGGAGCCACATCAGTCCATCTATTAGAAAACGAATCGTAACACTCGACACTGCTCAGCCTGTTCTGTCCATCATATCCCCCGACCACATAAACCTGCAAAAGGAAGGTCAGCAATGCCGTGAACGTAGAACAGATTAAGTTTCTTCATCGAAAATGACTTTATATGAGTGGATTTATATAAGTGCACATGTGAGTTGCACACTTACTTTCCCTAGAAGGACAGCCATCTTATGGCGCCATCTTCCCTTGTTCAATGAGGCAACTCTGATCCAAATGTTTAGCTGAGAATTATAGATCCATACATCACGACTGTTGATCCTTCCACCTGAAAAATAATTTAAGTTTTAGGGAATTCTCATTTAATAGAGAAAAGTTCTGCACAAACACAGACATTATGGATAAATATGCATCAGGGGTGTTGGCGGTGCCCAAGTTGGATCCAATGGCTCAACTTCAACACCAGAATTATAAATAACATATGGTGGGGGGGAAGCTGGATTACTGAGGCCCAGTATCTTCATGTTACGCCTCTGCTGAGAACTCTAGTTACCATAGTTGGCTCATATGAATCATTGTCAACAGAGCTGACAGCCGCCAAGGACTTTGCAACCAACCCCATTGACAATTCAATGACCTGAATTTGATGACAAATATGTCCTGGCTGTCAGCCTGGAAGAAGTGTTTGTTGTAGTGCAGGATAGGAACTCCCAAAACACAGAGCTCCTGGGAACTGGACCCTGATGGTTGTACAACCTGAGAAAGCGTAAACTGAACAAATATTAAGAAAGGTTTAGGTCTGTATCATAGCGCCCTAAACAGCCTGAATAGGAGGGAAGGAATGATGTACTGCCAAAAAAAATATGACTCCAAATTCCATAGTATGAGAGGCTTTATAGTAAAATCTTTCTAGTCATCGACACAAATCACATATTGGCTTCACTGTATTCCTTACCCGACACTAGAATATCATTCCTTAaggcacacacagcatattcggACTTTGTAAATTCTGGAAGCTTTGCCAGTGATTTCCACTCTCCAGTCACAGGATCGTAGCATTCAGTGTAAGGAAGGTTGAATCCTCCAACTCGTTCACAACCTCCGACTACTACGATGACTTCAGAGTAACCAGTGGACCTGTAACATAAGATTCATTATGTATTTATCATCACCTGATGCCGGCCACCTTGTAAGAgtaaaatatttttcttatgCATTGACATATTTTAATAAAGCTCACTATATTTTCCCCTGGTATAGTCAGCAGAGCAGGCAAATGCAAGGGCCAATCAGACAACGTTCTGCAATCAATGCCATGATGCCTCCATGATTGGAACCATTATACCAGTAGTACAAAATGTTTGATTCGGGTGTGAATTGTTATCCATTTTCCCCCTGtagtggtatatatggtgttgtATGTCTTTGGGGAACTACTTTGCACCCTGACTGTGTGCCCACTATAAGGTGTGTTTCATATTTAATGATTCAAGTACATGTACCCTTAACATGCCAGGAGCCAGCATGCCTTAGGGAGAAACTAGCAGGGAACATGAAGGTTAATGTGCAGTGCACCAGCCACAATAACCTGACACTAGTTCAAGGGTTTTTTCCAACCCCTGGCAATGAGGCATAGccattaaatgaaatctaccacttgtAGTAGATTTATTGGTAGATCCCAACAGTGTGAATAGAAATATATGATTATTATGAGAATTGCTCTTATAGATGGCTTCTaaaaagaacttttcattttatgcaaatgaatctcaggggctctggtgggtgtcacATGAGCCCTTCCAGGCTGTGAGAACTCTAGCTATAACAGCCCTTCTCCCCTGCCTTCCTGTTCCTTTAATCACTCACTACTGCTGAGATTTCTGGCACAGAGCAGGAGGTGAATtgagtgaaggagcaggaaggCAGAGGACAAGGGGAAGTGGTAGATTTCTTCTAAGCTAAGCTTTCAACTAACCAGCATCCGTGTCACAACTTGGCAGCCAGAAAGGAATAAAGCTGCCCAAGAAGTCATCCATGAAACGAAGGATTTTACGTGAAACGTCAATATTTACACTATTCATCTAGAGATGCTACATCTTCCCAAATGGTCTACAAGGTACCTTCAACTTTAGATCATAACTATATCATATCAGGTTCTAATGAATTGTCTGCTTTGACAACCCATTTCAGTTTTCTGGTCAATGCAACATATGTGGTCCTGCAACAGGGAGTCTTTCCCTCTCCCCATTAAGTCCTGTGTCCAGTGGGTGAACAGAAAGTGGTTGTCAAAATGCAAAGTAAGTTTTCTGAGATGATACAAACCTGCGTGGCCTGGTCCGTGGTGACATCATCTCATTTCCCAGTATGTGGTATCTCCTGGCTTCATGGAGCAGCTGGTAGCATTCAGGGGAGCTCTGGATTAGCTGATCCACTTCTACGGTTTGCACAAAGTAGTTAGGATGCAGCAGGGGTAGGCGAACATGTGTCAGGAGTTCATCCAACATGGGTCTCCTGACATCCACATGGTGGTAAACCCAACGCATCACAGCCTCAAACACAAACTCTTCTTTGCTGACCACTAGCTCATCACTACTGATGTAATCGATCACTTCGGCCTTTCCCAGCTCCAGAAACTCTTCGTGCTGG contains the following coding sequences:
- the KLHL24 gene encoding kelch-like protein 24 isoform X1, which gives rise to MVLILGRRLNREESGVRESPATKRKVFEMDQKLSGHEVFDFNSGSSHSESILQTFNEFRESRLFTDVIICVEGREFPCHRAVLSACSSYFRAMFCNDHRESREMLVEINGIFAEAMDCFLQYVYTGKVKITTENVQYLFETSSLFQISVLRDACAKFLEEQLDPCNCLGIQHFADTHSLKTLFTKCKTYAQQAFEIVVQHEEFLELGKAEVIDYISSDELVVSKEEFVFEAVMRWVYHHVDVRRPMLDELLTHVRLPLLHPNYFVQTVEVDQLIQSSPECYQLLHEARRYHILGNEMMSPRTRPRRSTGYSEVIVVVGGCERVGGFNLPYTECYDPVTGEWKSLAKLPEFTKSEYAVCALRNDILVSGGRINSRDVWIYNSQLNIWIRVASLNKGRWRHKMAVLLGKVYVVGGYDGQNRLSSVECYDSFSNRWTDVAPLKEAVSSPAVTSCLGKLFVIGGGPDDNTCSDKVQCYDPDTNTWLLRASIPIAKRCITAVSLNNLIYVAGGLTKAIYCYDPVEDYWIHVQNTFSRQVVGPSELNTVLKENCGMSVCNGKIFILGGRGENGEATDTILCYDPATSIITGVAAMPRPVSYHGCVTIHRYNEKPFKM
- the KLHL24 gene encoding kelch-like protein 24 isoform X2, which gives rise to MVLILGRRLNREESGVRESPATKRKVFEMDQKLSGHEVFDFNSGSSHSESILQTFNEFRESRLFTDVIICVEGREFPCHRAVLSACSSYFRAMFCNDHRESREMLVEINGIFAEAMDCFLQYVYTGKVKITTENVQYLFETSSLFQISVLRDACAKFLEEQLDPCNCLGIQHFADTHSLKTLFTKCKTYAQQAFEIVVQHEEFLELGKAEVIDYISSDELVVSKEEFVFEAVMRWVYHHVDVRRPMLDELLTHVRLPLLHPNYFVQTVEVDQLIQSSPECYQLLHEARRYHILGNEMMSPRTRPRRSTGYSEVIVVVGGCERVGGFNLPYTECYDPVTGEWKSLAKLPEFTKSEYAVCALRNDILVSGGRINSRDVWIYNSQLNIWIRVASLNKGRWRHKMAVLLGKVYVVGGYDGQNRLSSVECYDSFSNRWTDVAPLKEAVSSPAVTSCLGKLFVIGGGPDDNTCSDKVQCYDPDTNTWLLRASIPIAKRCITAVSLNNLIYVAGGLTKAIYCYDPVEDYWIHVQNTFSRQENCGMSVCNGKIFILGGRGENGEATDTILCYDPATSIITGVAAMPRPVSYHGCVTIHRYNEKPFKM